In the genome of Sardina pilchardus chromosome 14, fSarPil1.1, whole genome shotgun sequence, one region contains:
- the LOC134101216 gene encoding probable global transcription activator SNF2L2, protein MKRLAARCYAGLLILSPPADIQPAHHSQAVENGVSEAMEEETSLKKRKGDHQGNKDSETGQEGTEKVKKRRGRPPAEKLPPNPPELTKQMNTIVDMVINYKDTLGRQISKGFVQLPSRKEVPEYYELIRKPVDFRRIRERVRNHKYRSVADLEKDIALMCHNAQTFNLEGSQIYQDSIVLQSVFESARQRIATNDKSEEEKIALARDEAKAEAIQQHRDVDKSNNAGAISNPAAVSSYSYEDSGEEHEDNAGQEED, encoded by the exons ATGAAGAGGCTTGCTGCACGCTGCTATGCTGGCTTGCTAATTCTTTCCCCTCCAGCTGATATCCAGCCTGCACACCACAGCCAG GCTGTGGAGAACGGGGTTTCTGAGGCCATGGAGGAGGAAACCAGCCTGAAGAAGCGCAAAGGTGATCACCAAGGCAACAAAGACTCTGAGACCGGACAGGAAGGGACTGAGAAAGTGAAAAAGCGCCGGGGGCGACCACCAGCAGAGAAACTCCCCCCAAATCCCCCAGAACTTACCAAACAGATGAACACCATTGTGGACATGGTCATCAACTACAAGGACAC GTTAGGAAGACAGATCAGCAAGGGTTTTGTGCAGCTGCCCTCCAGAAAAGAGGTGCCTGAATACTACGAACTCATCCGCAAACCTGTGGACTTCAGGAGGATAAGA GAACGTGTGCGCAACCACAAGTACAGAAGTGTTGCTGATCTGGAGAAGGACATTGCACTGATGTGCCATAATGCTCAGACATTCAACCTGGAGGGATCGCAG ATCTACCAGGACTCTATTGTACTGCAGTCTGTTTTTGAAAGTGCTCGGCAAAGAATTGCCACTAATGATAAGAGtgaagaggaaaaaatagcctTAGCAAGAGATGAAG CAAAAGCAGAGGCAATCCAGCAACACAGAGACGTTGACAAAAGTAATAACGCTGGCGCCATTTCAAACCCTGCAGCGGTGAGCAGCTACAGCTACGAGGACAGTGGCGAGGAACACGAGGACAACGCTGGACAGGAGGAAGACTGA